From Malaya genurostris strain Urasoe2022 chromosome 2, Malgen_1.1, whole genome shotgun sequence:
GAATATCTTTTATAAAGCGTATATATTTAAAATCGCAGTCAGTATTGGAAGTATTGTTTATTAGGAAAGAATTTCGCATGCTTTGCTAAGTTGTTAAAAGTATTTACAACTAAGTTCTTTATACATCCGATACTTGGATTCGTCTAGCGGAAATCTACGAAGTTGATAATAAATTAAAGTGTCAtcggcaaagcaaagtcttggtattacattccttttgtagaatttgaccttctgtttcaacagacttcgcagccgtttCAGAGTGTacggaaccattgcatggctagtgctacgattctactgacactacgaatccttccaggtcggggcacgAGAACATACGACGACTGGTTTATgaaaccagtgccctatgcaatggttctgtacactctgaattggctgcgaagtctgttggaacagaaggtcaaatttcactacAGGAACGTAataccaaaacatttttctttttgacATCGTTGATTCTACTTTACCATCTTCTATCAATTGCGCTATGCCGAGAGATGAATACACACATCTCAGACTGCAACTGcaacacttccggtgaaactctcaacaggtgagcacgttgcatcgtgttagtccggagaaaattcgagtattgcgaaagaaagaaaagattttcatccgtactttgaCCATTCGACGCAGCAACAcaacgagattttcgcttgtagtccagtgaaaagaaagtccattggactataaacgaaaattaactggcaatatagccttagtttctgtgccatcaaatcggcgtcatttcaagtgacgtgacgccaaccagaaaaggAGAAAAAGACTGCAACTGCATGCAAAATTTGCTTAGGCGGTTTGGTTCTACTGTTAGCCGTATCGCCGCCCTTACATCGTTATTGATACAGAATTTGCCGTCGATTAGATGATCTtctacccggcgaacgaccgcaacttggataaagccgggtataaataaacgatataaaaaaagatGATCTTCTGAAGTAAAAtaggattgtttttttttcaattaaaatttttattcatgccttttcgcgtacaagctttacgtggccgattggcttacattttgttttttttttatattggatttcgtttagggatgtcgtaatatcgattattgaactaatcgaataattaaaaaaaatcccatagtaacaatcgaatgaataatcgagtaatcgattaataacccagataatcgaacaaatttcaatcgattagtttcaaaattatactcgattactaaataatcgagtaattcgaaaattccgacatccctaatctgtttgtcaccctttttctagagaaagatgagtttccatttccatctaaCGAGGATCGAGGTTCACTTAGATAGGTTCGTTTGCACAATTTGCTTTTAAATGCAAagctaattaaaaaaaatagtgtAGGCGACAGGACataaaatgtatttattcgatCAACATTTGCAAAATGATTACTTCTATCAAACACGTTTTGTTCACGCATACTCTATCACAACTTACGGGAATATATTTACACCAAACCAACTTAGTAAATTAATTGCTGTTCTCATGAAAAGATAAAGTGCCATTCTCATACAGTGGTACGCATTTCCGAGTATATAAAAATGCAACTTCTTCAATAGGTATCAgtttgatggaaaatgttcgacactaacaaaatgaaattttactttgTCAGCTACTGGATGTGCTATGTTCTGATGTTTACCCTAGCTAGCCGAAGCACCAGCAGTTCCCGCGTAAAGCGTCAAGATATGGAACAATTCAAACCATGGGGTGAATGGAGCATGAAGTGGGGTAAAGAAAGTCAGTTTATATTAAAAAGCAGATACAGtgcagtttaaagttttaagtcATTACTTCGTTTTGTGGTTTACAGTGGTGACGACCATTATCATACCGGCGGGCAAGGAAgcagttgaaatcggttcatctAGCGGGGGAGGTGGAGAAGCACCGGCAGTGTAGCACATCATTTATTGTTCCGTCAACCGAAAATAAAGCGATAGAAATTTTAGTCTAATTGTTTTGTTTCAGAGTAATGAAAATCAATGCATGATATCCGTGAATGCTTAagcaacacgaagaaaatatcgAGATACTTATTAGGTATCActatttttgaacaaatttgcTAAGAGTATTACTTTAGTTGTAGTTACAttgatattttaaaaatttctgatGCCGACAGCATTGTAGAGTGAATTCGGGCTGTGTACAACAAATGACGGACAAACACATAGCTATCGAAtttcatatttaaaaatttgttcattATACCTAATTTGAAAAATGCGGAAAAAAGACACTATATTCCTTTAAAAAATTACGGTTATTTGAATGTAGaacactaaaaaaaatataatacaaaGCTCCAATATGATTTTAAATCGTAACATTTTCTAAAATGAAATCACAATGCATTGACAGGGCTCGGAACTAGTTTTCcaattattttggaatattgctacGATTCCTCGCCGGTGTGAGTACGCATATGCCGCTTGAGATGAGCCTTATTGATGAAACCTTTTCCGCATCCTTCGCACTGGTGAGGTCTTGCATCGGAGTGGAAGCGCATGTGCTGCCCAAGGTAACTTCTGGAAATGAAACCCTTCCCACAAACGTTACATTTATGAGTTAGCTCACCGTTGTGAATTAACATGTGCTGCGTCAGGTACCCATTTCGAGAGAAACCTTTGGAACAGATAAGACATTTAAACAACCGTTCGCCGCTGTGCATAATTAGATGCTGCGTCAGGTGACCGAGTCTCACGAAACCTTTGCCGCATACCTCACACTGATGCAACCGCTCACCGGCGTGGCTTCGCATATGTTGTGTAAGGGCACTGCCCTGCACAAAATCCTTCCCGCAGATGTCACATTTGTGTGGTCGCTCGCCGGTATGGATGCGAAGGTGTATGACTAATTCGTTACTATAAATAAATCCTTTTCCACAGGTGTCGCACTTGAACTTAAAATCGCCCGTATGATGTTTCATATGCGCGGTGAGATGACTCTTCTGAGCAAATGCTCTTCCGCAATCTTCGCATTTGTGGGGCTTTTCACCTGTATGAATGCGTCTGTGTTGTACAAGATGATTACTGTTAATAAACCCCTTGCCACATATTTCACACTTATGGCGTCGGTCATCCTTTCTTCGAATCCCTTTTCTATGAGATGTATTGATTTCATGCTCCAATTCATCGCGTTGAATATAGAAATCCGAGTCATTGTATCCATCGTTATTCAATTCACTCTGATTTAGTTGATTATCATGATTGCTATTCAAGTGATCTTCAAAAATACATGATTGGACAAATGCCTTAGCATTTAAACCACTTGATTCTATTGCATCGGTAGTTTTAGAGGAAATATTTTTGCCCAAATCTGTATGGTGTAATGGCTCTTCAACTTCCATGTTATTTTTTATGTTCATGTTATCTGTTTGTTGCTGCTTACACTGATTGAGACAAGTTTTCTTAGCAAGATTTTTTCCATTAACCATGCAATTATGTGGAAACCCATCAAAACTATTACTATTGACTAACAGTTTTCCACAAAActcacatttttttcgtttactaCTCCTAGCACATGTCCGCTTCGATCTGTATGGTTTTTTAAACATATAATTATCATCACAAAAGTTACAACCAGTCGAATTAGTTGTTAAACACAAAGCTGATTCGTTTTCGACAAGGAGACTGCTTGTGATGCTGGTCTGTCCCTCAATCAGAATATCATTATCTTCTTCCTTAATTTTTAAATCGCCATTGATACCTAGTTGAATACTTTTTTGTTCATGTACCGAACAAGCCTTCAGTGGATCTACCACATCGAGCTTATTCTGTAGAGTTCCAGCTGCCTCCAGGCAACGTTTTCTAAAACGAGCAGCACTAATCAAATCCTTCATGCAACTGTTGCAAATATATTTTGTAAGGGAATCTTCTTCATTAATCTGTAATACAACCAATCATAAGCGATGGTGTTTATGGCCAACCGAAATACTCACTGATACTCCACAACAGTTTGTAATCATATCACTGATTCGACTGCTGAATTCGTCCAAGGGAAGAAATATACTCATCAGATCATCCGTTCTATctaaacaacaacgacaacacatTTCCATTACATCAAATTAAGATATTACTAGGAAACACTCGTTGAATTTAATGATCAATCAATGTCGCGAAGTATTCTATATTCCAACGAAATCGTTTACATTCAACCCTAGGACTCAACGAAAACAATGAAATAGCTGTCAATGCAATTCATTCCATGGTTAATATAAATAATACGTAACGCGTTGAAACCTGCTACCGAGGGGCGTTTTACTGTTACACttctaccgacgacacgaccaggcactccgaagaaaaatcgatactaaaattgttttttgacGATCTAtcgtcagttaccacaaataaagCGACCCCTtgctaatgataaaaataatctatcttcagttcagcaacgccatcgcacggcatcacattcaacataggtatcatgtcaattgtatgggtgcgcagccctgctatttcggcgcgcacgaatttgacatttctctcccatacttctatgtatgagattcgatgcggactcacctgaaggcgacatgctcgcaaaaaaggatgttgccaacgatttgttcgggaaatgtgagagctggatatcttgttaatatgacgtCTTTGATTCAAAGCTCAAGCGATGAAAAACCACAATGAGATTATCTACATCTAACATTATTCCAATTTATTgatctagaataattttacaaatttatGTGAACTAACAAAATTTCGTCAGGAGACGAAGAATTTCGCCAAGCGGTTATCAaaggttctgtttctgtcggattcttgcataCAAGAGTGGCAAAATCGCTTTGAATCAGTTCTACATTTTTTGCGTCTTTGGTTTAGACCTGTGCGAcgatcaaaattgtcaacatcggaGGCTAAAgcgtctttttgaccagcggcggcggTGGCTAAACGGCTTACGCCATTTCCTGAAAATatcggcggcggaggcggcgcgattcggtgtaatcaattataaacatatcatgaattttaatattgattcacacagaACAATTTCTCTATACCTGCAATCAACGATActaatgtttatgtgatccattaaagccaacATAGTAAATAGAAATGGTAAATGGTTTCGAATGCAGCGAATTAGAGTATTatatgcactcaaaataataatcatgttatagttacgtgaaaagttatgtgaatattttccactctacttttcacgtaggttttaatggactaaatgcgtaggttttaatggactaaaCTGTTTAATGCAAAATCCAGTAAAaactacgtgtttcataggtaaaatataatgtactgctcatatcacattACCCTATCAGTTCTTATAAAattttagataccagagaatttctattttatatactggttgaagtcaaaagggagatttcagatttttatataaatctaggaaatgaaaaatgccatgaaaaataaaacatttatttaagaaaattagcatagaatttaaccggctgaaaataaaaaccaactaataacgtcgtgggatctcgaatcgacaagcctccagaaatcgttttcttgtcactgccatccaaccgaagctgaGGTCGAGATCCGATGCAGGTTGAGTTCGCATAACAtgggtccagtgtctctagctcatACCGATTCTGAACTCGTTTTTggtggaccaacggcctgtttgaagcattcgacaGGATCGGACTCACGCAGACACTCGGTCCagtcgaacacatggaaactttcatactggactttcggtcgatgtagtaaaaaattgtaattaaataacatttctcgcaaatatttacactactcacactttgagggccactgttcgccattttcaaaatcgagtttttcacactggaaattcacgtagattgtttgacgtttggtcaattcacgtaaatcttatgtgatgactctattcattttaggggatattcgtgtaacattcaatttcgtaacgtaaaacattcaatttgacatttgaaaccagtttacgtgatttttcaagtgaatcgaacgtgactttttatttgagtgtgtaATTGGCATGAAATCGATTATGCGCTCAAATTCAGATATCGATAATAATATCAGATTAACAACCGATATCACTGAGAATTCATTCAtttcatacaaacatacaaatctGATTCGAAAACAGTTTTATCAAAAGCCTGAGTTACAGTTATTAGGAATGTATTTAATACTTAATCATTAATCTGGAATTTTCGCAGACAGGCATTATTATAGTATAAGCATAtagccaaagacatcatattaacaagatatccagctctcacatttcccgaacaaataattggcaacaacatttttttgcgagcatggcgccctcaagcgagttcgcatcgaatctcgtacacagaagtaggaaagagaaatgtcaaattcgtgcgcgccaaaatagcagggctgcgcacccatacaattgacatgatacctatgttgaatgtgatgacgtgcgatggcgttgctgaactgaagattgatttcactccaagctgacagggtatgTTTGAATGTTGGATTTATTGTTgaacgcagagatgccaggtctgcatacccgtaaaaaaaaccattgattttacagcataaacaattgattcgcaattagatatatgggttacaatacattttattgtatcttgacaagatttttttcatttccaacgattcaatgtattgttcctacgattctacaattgaatttattgtacacgtgatgttttaaacaatatggaaactgtacattttattgttttccaagaaaacatgtatgagaaaacttcatgatttgaattgttacgatacttaacaacctatacattctattgtaaaaagcatttccacaattgattgaatagtgtataacaatacattaaaatatttttcaatggtcaaagcaaaattgtggcaggttttgtaacagcaaatcatattgtttttcaacaatattttttattcgggtaacTTTATATTCCACGCAAGAAATatataagtaaacaaatcgaaaaagggcgaaacttttttttgttgatttattcagtgggtATAGAAGGAACGTGGTAAAATTTACATACCTTTCAAAGATAAAccaacaattcatcgactaatcaaaaattgatttgaTAATTTCTAAACAAGATTTGAAACCaacgtcgaaacattcatcgatgtttttcttcatttgctgtcaatgctaGATtagattttctttgaaaaacaacCGATTTTCGGAatcacagacttttgcaaccctgactgaagatatttgaaatttttacctggcatctctgactctgataaaaacaataaacattCACATTTACTGTAGGATTGGACAATTGGTGCGCATTCATAATAGTTTTTCGTTAATTTAATACTATTTAGTCAACTAAGAAGTGTCATTTCTCAGAAACACAGTAAAATGGATAAACCAATGCTTGAACTAGACAAAATTTGTCGTTTATGCTTGCAATCACTGCAGGTCGGTTCATTGGTTAACTTGTTTGAGGTAAATTTCTCTATCCGGCCATCGGACATGATTGCCCGGTGCGCATCTGTTGAAATCTACGAAAAGGATGGTCTTCCAGCATCGATTTGTAACGATTGCTTTTATAAACTGGGCATGGCATTTGAGTTCCGTAATCGATGTGAAGCTTCCGACCTTAAACTGAGGAGTTTTGTTCATGGCTCTGGGAATAACATACAACCCAATGTGGTCCAAGAAGAAGAGATTTATGAGGCAATGACTGCAATATTTGGACCAGAAAGTACCGAAACATCGAAGCAAAGCATATTTACTCAACCGAAGTCGGTGGAGGATTCAGTTATAGAAACTTCCACAAGGAATGTAAAGAAAGTCCAACCTTTGAAGAAAAAATCGCAACTTGATGTGTTATTGGTGAAGCACAAAGCAAAGTTGAAAGAAGAAGGAAAGAAAGTGAACATCTTTAGACAGCGAAGAACGAACAAGAATTCATTAACTGAGGGTAAAAAAGGCACCCCTTTGAAAGAACCACAACATTGCAATACTTGCGGTAAAAGTTTTAGTTACAGTGGATACTTGCAAGCCCACCAAAGGATTCATTCGGGAGAGAAACCCTTCCAATGTCAAGTAATTTAATACCTTATCGAAGCAAGAATACGATAATAAGTTTATCTTTTATTCACAGATTTGTCACCGTAAATTCGCACAGTCAGGAAACCTTCAGTTGCATCTTCGTATCCACAGCAATGAGCGGAAATATCAATGCGAAATCTGCAGTAAACTGTTTCGAACATCTAGCAATTTACATGCTCATAGAAAAACGCATTCGGAAGAAAGAAACTTTCCGTGTGATATTTGTGACCATGCGTTCCGAACTGCCAAAGAACTGCGCAATCATTCGGAAACGCATAGCACCGTTAAAAATTTCTTCTGCAGGCTGTGTCCTAATAAATCTTTCAATAAGCAATCGTATTTAAATAGTCACGTGAAAACGGTACACATAGGAGTCAAGCGGCACCGGTGTCAAGATTGCGGTAAAATATTCTCCAACAGCTCTAATCTCATAGCTCATCGACGTGTGCACAGTGGCGACAGGCCGTACTCGTGCGAGGAATGCGACGCAAAGTTCACTCAGTCACCTGCCTTACTTCGGCATATCAAAGCAAAGCATAGAGCCAAGTGTGTGGAACCGGTAATATCGGAAACGGTCACCGATGCCTTTGAGCCGGCTATTGAAGTTGACGAAAATCGTTCCTTAGACAGTGCCGCAAGCTCAGAACTGTCAGTAACTACGTCACTGATAGACAACCCGTCCGGATATAGCGTGCCGTATATGACAAACTATGTGACTCCTCAATCGCAACCAAATCATCCTCAAGCGTCGAATTCAATTCAGATGGCATCCGGCATTCCGGGCAATATGTACCCCTCCGTTGAACCATATCAGTACACAGCCAATTCTTCCGCACTGGCATCTCATCACTATCAGCAGCAACATCTGGATGTTGGTAACTACGATATGTGCTACTCTATGCCGACACATTCCGTGTTGAACCCGAGTCTTATGAATCCTCAGCCGACGTACATTTTCGATCAGTAAAATGGTGATGAAGGCAGGAATCTGAATCATTTCTATTGTGCAATGAAATCGCAACTACAAAACAGTTATCAAGAAATTATTCCTTAAGAATAGACTAAAATAAAATACCATTcaatatttgaatgaaaattaatttttatcgTACTGCAACTAAACATCCGTCAAACGTCAAAGCCTATATCCAGTGGAGAGAGTGATCATCACTAGATCCagaaaattttgtcataaaatactgggaacattttattttattaatcctaCTCGCTATTTGATCAGATAAATGTTGGAATATTATTACGCTTCGGGAAAAGCTACAGCATGTACTACAGTTATAAGATTTATTACAAACTCCATGTGGCATTAAACTGCctgttaaaaataatagacaTTTCTTTGAAAAGCGCAAACGGTGTATCCATCAAACAACAAATTAAATGCAGCGGAAAAGGATTAATCTAAATCGTCCGTAGTTTTATGACCTCCCGTTGGGCCGCCTCCCGTACCGGGGAAACCACCAGCTCCGGAACCTGGGAAACCACCAGCTCCAGCACCAGGGAAACCACCGGGAAATCCACCAGCTCCGGCACCAGGGAATCCTCCGGGGAAACCTCCTGCCCCTGCACCACCACCGAAACCCGGAAAACCTGACTGTGATGCTTGTCCAGCAATTTTAGTGACAAGATTCATTACTTTAGGATTATTTTGGTATTTGGCAATATTCGATGGATTAGACATAATATCCTGCAGGGCGGCAGCTACTTCAGGATCCTTGAAGGCATTTAGAATATCTTCGGTTCCAGCACCGCCGCCACCACCTCCAAGGAAATCACCAAAATCAGCACTGTCATTGCGAGCACTTTCTTCGGCGGCCTTTTTGTTTGCTTCCTGCGCTTTGCGGACTCGTTCTTGACGTTCGCGCAATTCCTTCTCCTGCCGACGACGTTCCAATTTCAACTTGtgctgctcaatttttttagcaTTCGGAGTAACTTCTTTCAACCATTCGTCGGCTTCTTCATCATAGTCCAATTTGCAAGCTTGACGAAGATCTTTGGCCGCTTCTTCCCACTTTCCTAGGAGTCTATTGGCACGACCACGGAATTTGTACGCAGTTGCTGAGTCCGGATTGATCTCTAAGGCGCGGTTGCAATCCCGGATACAAGCATTCGGTTTAACCAGTTTTAAATAAACTTGACCGCGCTTGGCATAGTACAATGCACTAATCGGATTGAGTAGAATTGCTTCTGTGAAATACTTGACCGCTTCCTCGTGATTTTGTTCGGAATAGGCtgcagtagctttcgaacgcaGCTCGTTAGCCTGATCAATGTCATCTTCACTCGGTTCTTTCAAAGAATCTCCCATCGGCTGTTCGGGTTCATCATCCGGCTCTACACAGCCTTCTGTATCCAGTTCAACATCAGACTCGGGATCGGAATCTTCCTTAGTAGAAGATTCTTTTTTCTCTGGCTGTTGTGATGCCGGCTTTGATTTCGGTACTTCACCAAAGTTGGGTGTGCCTGCTGGAATTTTGCCACCTAGCTTTTCAACGaatcgtttgaaaaattccAACTGAGGTAGATTCAGCAGCTCTGGCTGGCTCTCGCACAAACCGATGAACATCTTCAGTTTGACCAATTCATTTGGGTCTATGGGACAGGCCATTTTTCGATTGCTTGAACTACTAACAAAAAAATATCGGTTAACAAAAGCaccaattatattgatttagcaTGAAATACATACACTGTTGCGCTCAACTGCTAGAAATTGttataaaactgaatattttacaaaacaCGCAACTATTTTTTAAAATGTCGCCGACTAGAATGTTCTTCAGCAATTCTTTGTCTTATTGTTATTTGGCTTCGAATGTTTTTGCGTATTTTTAAAATGTCATTGAAAAGATCCGAGGGGTCTTTGCATGTAGATTACATACACTGAAAATCaagtttaattattttttgagaagatatcactcattgtcgagttcttttattgaacaatccaatcagcgtggtcaccacgagatagcgttatatcaaagataaactcaagattacaatgtcccatacgattcaatgaaaaatgttgggtcagtaatcgtgaaccagttggttcagtaataatgtaattttattgaccctccgttaataagcgtcgactagttccgacaaaatgccatggaaacgatTCAAGTTAGGAAGGAAtcaaacatatgtttacattcagcacataatgatttcttgccaccaCTGACTTTAATGCTTCATGGTATGGggcaataacaaactaaataaattataggcaatggttctaagtagtttttactttcttattgcaagaatcactggatataaggcaaaattgttcaatatcgttcatactgtactttgatatttttccaaacataaacaatcattgtcatagctacgacgcatctagcgatcagacgcttgttgttttgcttcaaaatactgaaactgacagtgaaccgagctcatcgaggggtcctattcaaacgatacataagaaatcgcagactgctccatcttgagtttatctttggttatatggattgttttgacatatcccatgtatttagaaaaaaatttgacaaattttacaatttacttgagtttgaaagaatggcAAAACCTTGCATATATGGTTAAGAAAAACGAttgttcacgtgttgtcatcaaacatgatttcaaattgtcctgtaTTCTTGACAATCGcggataaaatttgaaattttcagttcacatacaggtttgatttagatgataaaacatgagtaaatagactagtcataaaacttctGATCATAATttaatcaattaatctcaaaatccaacccaaaaaacaaagaatattccAGATataaaaacagtacccaacctcacttcttcgaatttggtatttcatgttacgatttctccataaatatcaatcaaaca
This genomic window contains:
- the LOC131430861 gene encoding zinc finger protein ZFP2-like isoform X1, whose protein sequence is MEMCCRCCLDRTDDLMSIFLPLDEFSSRISDMITNCCGVSINEEDSLTKYICNSCMKDLISAARFRKRCLEAAGTLQNKLDVVDPLKACSVHEQKSIQLGINGDLKIKEEDNDILIEGQTSITSSLLVENESALCLTTNSTGCNFCDDNYMFKKPYRSKRTCARSSKRKKCEFCGKLLVNSNSFDGFPHNCMVNGKNLAKKTCLNQCKQQQTDNMNIKNNMEVEEPLHHTDLGKNISSKTTDAIESSGLNAKAFVQSCIFEDHLNSNHDNQLNQSELNNDGYNDSDFYIQRDELEHEINTSHRKGIRRKDDRRHKCEICGKGFINSNHLVQHRRIHTGEKPHKCEDCGRAFAQKSHLTAHMKHHTGDFKFKCDTCGKGFIYSNELVIHLRIHTGERPHKCDICGKDFVQGSALTQHMRSHAGERLHQCEVCGKGFVRLGHLTQHLIMHSGERLFKCLICSKGFSRNGYLTQHMLIHNGELTHKCNVCGKGFISRSYLGQHMRFHSDARPHQCEGCGKGFINKAHLKRHMRTHTGEES
- the LOC131430862 gene encoding zinc finger protein 714-like codes for the protein MDKPMLELDKICRLCLQSLQVGSLVNLFEVNFSIRPSDMIARCASVEIYEKDGLPASICNDCFYKLGMAFEFRNRCEASDLKLRSFVHGSGNNIQPNVVQEEEIYEAMTAIFGPESTETSKQSIFTQPKSVEDSVIETSTRNVKKVQPLKKKSQLDVLLVKHKAKLKEEGKKVNIFRQRRTNKNSLTEGKKGTPLKEPQHCNTCGKSFSYSGYLQAHQRIHSGEKPFQCQICHRKFAQSGNLQLHLRIHSNERKYQCEICSKLFRTSSNLHAHRKTHSEERNFPCDICDHAFRTAKELRNHSETHSTVKNFFCRLCPNKSFNKQSYLNSHVKTVHIGVKRHRCQDCGKIFSNSSNLIAHRRVHSGDRPYSCEECDAKFTQSPALLRHIKAKHRAKCVEPVISETVTDAFEPAIEVDENRSLDSAASSELSVTTSLIDNPSGYSVPYMTNYVTPQSQPNHPQASNSIQMASGIPGNMYPSVEPYQYTANSSALASHHYQQQHLDVGNYDMCYSMPTHSVLNPSLMNPQPTYIFDQ
- the LOC131430861 gene encoding zinc finger protein 724-like isoform X2 → MKDLISAARFRKRCLEAAGTLQNKLDVVDPLKACSVHEQKSIQLGINGDLKIKEEDNDILIEGQTSITSSLLVENESALCLTTNSTGCNFCDDNYMFKKPYRSKRTCARSSKRKKCEFCGKLLVNSNSFDGFPHNCMVNGKNLAKKTCLNQCKQQQTDNMNIKNNMEVEEPLHHTDLGKNISSKTTDAIESSGLNAKAFVQSCIFEDHLNSNHDNQLNQSELNNDGYNDSDFYIQRDELEHEINTSHRKGIRRKDDRRHKCEICGKGFINSNHLVQHRRIHTGEKPHKCEDCGRAFAQKSHLTAHMKHHTGDFKFKCDTCGKGFIYSNELVIHLRIHTGERPHKCDICGKDFVQGSALTQHMRSHAGERLHQCEVCGKGFVRLGHLTQHLIMHSGERLFKCLICSKGFSRNGYLTQHMLIHNGELTHKCNVCGKGFISRSYLGQHMRFHSDARPHQCEGCGKGFINKAHLKRHMRTHTGEES
- the LOC131430863 gene encoding hsc70-interacting protein 1-like → MACPIDPNELVKLKMFIGLCESQPELLNLPQLEFFKRFVEKLGGKIPAGTPNFGEVPKSKPASQQPEKKESSTKEDSDPESDVELDTEGCVEPDDEPEQPMGDSLKEPSEDDIDQANELRSKATAAYSEQNHEEAVKYFTEAILLNPISALYYAKRGQVYLKLVKPNACIRDCNRALEINPDSATAYKFRGRANRLLGKWEEAAKDLRQACKLDYDEEADEWLKEVTPNAKKIEQHKLKLERRRQEKELRERQERVRKAQEANKKAAEESARNDSADFGDFLGGGGGGAGTEDILNAFKDPEVAAALQDIMSNPSNIAKYQNNPKVMNLVTKIAGQASQSGFPGFGGGAGAGGFPGGFPGAGAGGFPGGFPGAGAGGFPGSGAGGFPGTGGGPTGGHKTTDDLD